From Mauremys mutica isolate MM-2020 ecotype Southern chromosome 23, ASM2049712v1, whole genome shotgun sequence, a single genomic window includes:
- the TMEM50A gene encoding transmembrane protein 50A, with protein sequence MSGFLEAMRCSECVDWGEKRNTIASVAAGVLFFTGWWIIIDAAVKYPQMEDFNHSYHACGVIATIAFLMINAVSNGQVRGDSYSEGCLGQTGARIWLFIGFMMAFGSLIASMWILFGGYVVKEKPLVYPGIAVFFQNAFIFFGGLVFKFGRTEDLWQ encoded by the exons ATGTCTGGATTTCTTGAAGCCATGAGATGCTCGGAGTGTGTTGACTGGGGAGAAAAGCGAAATACAATTGCATCAGTTGCTGCTGGTGTGTTG ttttttacAGGGTGGTGGATTATCATAGATGCAGCTGTTAAATATCCTCAGATGGAAGACTTCAACCATTCATACCATGCTTGTGGAGTTATAGCCACTATTGCATTCCTAAT GATCAATGCAGTATCCAATGGACAGGTCCGTGGTGACAGTTACAGTGAAGGCTGTCTTGGGCAAACAG GTGCTCGCATCTGGCTGTTCATTGGTTTTATGATGGCTTTTGGATCTCTGATTGCTTCCATGTGGATCCTCTTTGGAGGCTATGTTGTTAAAG AAAAACCACTAGTGTACCCAGGAATAGCTGTCTTTTTCCAGAATGCATTTATCTTTTTTGG